One Pectinophora gossypiella chromosome 25, ilPecGoss1.1, whole genome shotgun sequence DNA window includes the following coding sequences:
- the LOC126377998 gene encoding uncharacterized protein LOC126377998 has product MDEESLGRLCATGFSESDIKIAKDLLFDSISTTKRKKIRRRQGKTLRDIDDIICVLKELRPEEIPIFVARELHKLPPVTFDHVDVTRLLKDNLKMRYDLDYITEKYVTNKQLEELKLDIENLKRSSIVNNFPNKVNFKRGACLVDSFEYDSGPVGLPPAHVEQDVLEDRLHSPRNTCSNISLIDGSREIKSPAEIVRISTTDDVAETADRPLATAATGTTRMSHVCTPPAPAPHRHTAGPIVPEQNEIKTKTSDVSQCVETKSHDGRWKVVQNRKRNRFAANRGIAAVEENTNFKAADIKVPIYIYNVSKATTVCDVINYVQKKVNIAVTLVKMSMKVTKDYDAYKVFVPKQSLEMFLKNDFWPEGIAYRRFVDFGEKRSVKAGQTSKNLHK; this is encoded by the coding sequence ATGGATGAGGAGAGTCTCGGCCGTCTGTGTGCTACGGGGTTCTCGGAAAGTGACATAAAAATTGCTAAGGATCTTCTATTTGACTCCATATCGACTACAAAACGGAAGAAGATAAGGAGGAGGCAGGGGAAGACCCTCAGGGATATCGACGATATCATATGTGTTCTCAAGGAATTACGTCCTGAGGAAATCCCAATTTTCGTCGCTCGAGAGCTTCATAAATTACCCCCTGTCACGTTTGATCACGTCGACGTCACCCGGCTACTTAAAGATAATTTAAAGATGCGATATGATTTAGACTATATAACGGAGAAATATGTCACCAATAAGCAATTAGAGGAATTAAAGCTGGATATTGAGAATCTAAAGAGATCGTCTATTGTTAATAATTTCCCtaataaagttaattttaaacgGGGAGCGTGTCTGGTGGACAGTTTTGAATACGACAGTGGTCCCGTGGGTTTGCCTCCAGCTCATGTCGAGCAAGATGTGTTGGAGGATCGTCTTCATTCACCACGAAACACTTGCAGTAACATCTCTTTAATAGACGGTAGCAGAGAAATAAAATCGCCGGCGGAAATTGTAAGAATATCAACGACCGATGACGTCGCCGAAACAGCTGATAGACCGTTAGCAACCGCCGCCACCGGTACGACGAGGATGAGTCATGTATGCACaccgcctgcgcccgcgccgcatcGACACACGGCCGGCCCGATCGTGCCAGaacaaaacgaaataaaaacgaaaacatCAGATGTTTCGCAGTGTGTGGAGACGAAGTCTCATGATGGAAGGTGGAAGGTGGTTCAAAATAGGAAGAGGAACCGTTTTGCGGCTAATAGGGGTATTGCCGCGGTCGAAGAAAACACTAACTTTAAAGCTGCCGATATTAAGGTccctatttatatttacaatgtTTCGAAGGCCACGACAGTGTGTGATGTCATTAACTACGTACAGAAAAAAGTCAACATTGCCGTCACGTTAGTAAAAATGTCTATGAAGGTAACGAAGGATTATGACGCCTACAAAGTTTTTGTTCCCAAACAAAGCTTggaaatgtttttaaaaaatgatTTCTGGCCGGAAGGGATCGCATATCGACGTTTTGTAgattttggtgaaaaaagaagtGTTAAAGCTGGGCAAACGAGTAAAAATCTACACAAGTAA
- the LOC126378053 gene encoding uncharacterized protein LOC126378053 has protein sequence MAGTTKMISFNCKNVMRSVNCVRSLCRTADIVALQETWLLPHDIQFLGSIDDNFAFTGNSSVDTSVGVLSGRPYGGVALLWRKAVFPCVSVLECKSTRLAAIKITQSDRAFLIITVYMPYERAENLIEFTNCLSEIYAIVESNDVETVFVLGDFNAHPGESFTTELLNFCNEQSWSCIDMELLPSDTYTFVSDANGRRRWLDHCVVTAAARDTVLKVSVVYGVYWSDHTPFLVECNIKAIKPKTVPSYNSLNKVQWGERDDGQIDRYHGFCHSKLKDVDFSSEFVHCANKSCSDGSHKLILDNMYHSIVCILSKAAELTYKGAEGNRRYKCVPGWNKHVGGAHREARHWYQTWLMYGKPSSGYFHSKMCESRKTFKAKLKYCQDNEKQIKLDIIAQHHTKKQFGKFWKGTNRLNPKTSLPVSVAGTSDPRDIANKFQRHFRVQSQASREHVAESCHETEEHVRFSAKQVAGVIKGMVRGKSPGHDSLSIEHLKYAGVHLPRVLALFFNLCISHCHLPDDLMYTLVVPIMKNRTGDASDLGNYRPISLATVIAKVLDSLLDKHLGAHIELQDNQFGFRPSLSTESAILCLKQTVQYYTERNTPVFACFLDLSKAFDLVSYDVLWKKMVNDTTLPLDIVSIFKYWYSNQRNSVRWAGVHSDMYRLECGVRQGGLTSPKLFNLYMNRLIEELNSTNVGCHIDGVSVNNISYADDMVLLSPSIGALQRLLHICEAYAESHGLRYNVSKSEFLIFKAGSKTYSTPPVTLCGTEMKKVDMFKYLGHWVTDTLSDNVDIERERRALAVRCNMLARRFARCTKQVKVTLFKAYCQSFYTCSLWTEYTRSSYGALRVQYNNAFRVLFGLPRFCSASKMFADHNTDCFFAIIRKRCASLLRRLRSSSNGILSVLTDRWDSPLLGHWMRLHTEVDLQIPVTRRWEPAY, from the coding sequence ATGGCTGGTACAACTAAAATGATAAGCTTTAACTGTAAAAATGTGATGAGGTCGGTAAACTGTGTGAGATCGCTGTGTCGCACCGCAGATATAGTTGCGCTGCAAGAGACCTGGCTTCTACCACACGACATCCAGTTTCTGGGGAGCATCGACGACAACTTCGCGTTCACAGGCAACTCGTCCGTGGACACGTCTGTCGGAGTACTTAGCGGCCGACCGTATGGTGGAGTTGCTTTATTATGGCGGAAGGCGGTGTTTCCTTGTGTCTCGGTGTTAGAATGTAAGAGTACGCGTCTCGCCGctattaaaattacacaaagTGATCGTGCGTTTTTGATTATTACGGTGTATATGCCATATGAAAGGGCAGAAAATTTAATAGAATTCACCAATTGTTTGAGTGAAATCTACGCCATTGTTGAGAGTAATGATGTGGAAACAGTGTTCGTTCTCGGGGATTTCAACGCGCATCCCGGTGAGTCATTTACCACCGAACTTTTAAACTTTTGTAATGAACAGTCGTGGTCATGTATTGATATGGAGTTATTACCAAGTGATACCTACACATTTGTGAGTGACGCGAACGGTAGGCGGCGATGGTTAGACCACTGTGTGGTGACGGCCGCGGCGCGAGACACTGTGTTGAAAGTATCTGTTGTTTATGGTGTCTATTGGTCTGATCACACTCCATTTTTAGTGGAATGCAATATTAAAGCTATTAAACCTAAAACGGTGCCTTCTTACAATTCGCTAAATAAAGTACAATGGGGTGAGAGAGATGATGGTCAGATAGATAGGTATCATGGGTTTTGTCATTCAAAACTAAAAGACGTAGATTTTTCGTCTGAATTTGTACACTGCGCTAACAAGTCATGTTCCGATGGAAGTCATAAGTTAATACTTGATAACATGTACCACAgtattgtttgtattttatCGAAGGCTGCAGAATTAACTTACAAGGGCGCTGAGGGTAACAGACGATATAAGTGTGTTCCTGGGTGGAACAAGCATGTCGGCGGCGCTCATAGGGAGGCGCGGCATTGGTATCAGACATGGTTAATGTATGGTAAACCTAGTTCGGGATATTTTCATAGTAAAATGTgtgaatcaagaaaaacatttaaGGCTAAGTTAAAGTACTGCCAAGataatgaaaaacaaataaaacttgATATAATTGCACAACATCACACTAAAAAGCAGTTTGGAAAGTTTTGGAAAGGTACCAATAGGTTGAACCCTAAGACGAGTCTTCCTGTGAGCGTGGCTGGTACGAGTGACCCACGCGATATCGCAAATAAGTTTCAGCGTCACTTTCGAGTTCAGTCGCAGGCGTCTCGGGAGCACGTTGCTGAGAGCTGTCATGAAACGGAGGAACATGTACGTTTTTCAGCTAAGCAGGTAGCAGGTGTCATTAAAGGAATGGTCAGAGGGAAGTCCCCAGGACATGACAGCCTCAGCATCGAGCACCTGAAATACGCAGGAGTACATCTTCCAAGGGTACTGGCACTCTTCTTTAATTTATGTATCAGTCATTGCCACCTACCTGACGACTTAATGTATACACTAGTCGTACCCATAATGAAGAATAGGACCGGTGATGCTTCGGACCTAGGAAACTATAGGCCTATCTCACTTGCCACTGTAATAGCGAAAGTACTGGACAGTTTGCTTGACAAACATTTGGGAGCGCATATTGAGCTGCAGGACAATCAATTTGGCTTTAGGCCTAGCCTGTCTACGGAAAGTGCGATCCTGTGTCTCAAGCAAACTGTGCAGTACTACACGGAGAGAAACACGCCAGTTTTTGCCTGCTTCCTAGACCTTTCAAAAGCATTTGATTTGGTATCATATGATGTACTGTGGAAAAAGATGGTCAACGACACGACCCTGCCTCTGGACATTGtttcaatatttaaatattggtaCAGTAATCAGAGGAATAGTGTAAGGTGGGCAGGTGTGCATTCGGACATGTATAGGTTGGAGTGCGGGGTGAGGCAGGGGGGGTTGACCTCACCCAAGCTCTTCAACTTGTACATGAACCGATTGATCGAGGAGCTGAACAGCACCAACGTGGGATGTCACATCGACGGGGTTTCTGTAAACAATATTAGTTATGCTGACGACATGGTGCTGTTGAGCCCCTCGATTGGTGCATTGCAGCGACTGCTACACATCTGCGAGGCGTACGCGGAATCCCACGGGCTCAGATATAATGTTAGCAAAAGTGAATTTCTAATATTCAAAGCTGGGTCTAAAACTTATTCCACACCGCCAGTCACCTTATGCGGTACAGAGATGAAGAAAGTGGATATGTTTAAATATCTGGGGCATTGGGTGACCGATACGTTGAGCGATAATGTGGATATTGAACGGGAGCGCAGGGCGCTGGCTGTGCGATGCAATATGTTGGCTCGCAGATTTGCACGTTGTACTAAACAGGTTAAGGTGACGCTTTTTAAAGCGTACTGCCAGTCCTTCTACACGTGCAGTCTGTGGACTGAATATACGCGGAGTTCATACGGCGCCTTGAGAGTTCAATACAATAACGCGTTCAGGGTGCTGTTTGGGCTGCCGCGTTTTTGCAGTGCGTCAAAAATGTTTGCCGATCACAATACAGATTGTTTCTTTGCAATTATTAGGAAGAGGTGTGCATCGCTATTGAGGCGCTTACGTTCCAGCTCAAACGGCATTCTGAGCGTGTtgactgataggtgggactccccactgctgggccactggatgcgcttacatactgaagtggacttgcagataccggtgaccaggcggtgggaacctgcttattag
- the LOC126378101 gene encoding zinc finger protein 25-like, which yields MYEILSYVFGDEVLSNISAFQSICLSCVTVTVNSYKFMKETNNNIQYITNAIEHLNTFFNDIPDDLECYRTLFMAVNPEFNFSNQFYDPIGSVTDVKEALDRFNSLIHLKKPKVEPMPQVKRANLKPRNKIEMLSKAASFKIKTLDMLHNRDRSVIKCKDCFREFLSFPNLRNHFMRMHAPKNFKCSKCPKSYGSLSLLKGHEADSHIGMMCTECGKTFNNMHTLKMHEKSHYLRFVCQQCGRVYKNHNTFKKHLDNNVCETTVRHSPANAKFECDYCHKKYTQKISLRVHIQYEHGNYKSHDCKWCKKKFFCQSRLKAHIVKHTKEKNFICTICSGKFVSKESLLYHTRIHTGERPYPCPLCDQRFLSASRRAQHVRSHHTEATVECEVCHSKFKSMHYLIKHRKIHEKSNSGAQKKRTLSMKHNTEQDVAINSINKTIENKDVKEFEYDENLSVDNQQMIYNVVQNDDGNVLQLQVDSDGRSTKKVEYFLIDKTENEEQVYLEVTEDVYALKVSENVEV from the exons atgtatgaaattcTTTCATACGTTTTTGGTGACGAG GTGCTGAGTAACATCTCCGCGTTTCAATCTATTTGTTTATCATGTGTGACAGTGACTGTAAACAGTTACAAATTCATGAAAGAAACAAACAACAATATTCAGTACATTACTAATGCTATAGAACACCTCAACACCTTTTTCAACGACATCCCTGATGATCTGGAGTGCTACAGAACATTATTCATGGCTGTAAACCCTGAGTTTAACTTTAGTAATCAGTTCTACGATCCCATAGGTTCAGTTACTGACGTTAAGGAAGCTTTGGACAGATTTAATTCTTTAATCCATTTGAAAAAGCCTAAAGTAGAACCAATGCCCCAAGTGAAGAGAGCTAATTTGAAGCCAAGAAACAAAATAGAAATGCTGAGTAAGGCCGCCAGTTTCAAAATTAAGACTTTGGATATGTTGCACAATAGAGATAGATCTGTGATTAAGTGCAAGGATTGCTTCAGGGAATTTCTCTCTTTTCCAAATCTTAGGAACCATTTTATGAGAATGCATGCTCCTAAAAATTTTAAATGCTCAAAATGTCCAAAAAGTTATGGCTCATTAAGCCTCTTGAAGGGCCATGAGGCAGACAGCCATATAGGCATGATGTGCACTGAATGTGGAAAGACATTCAATAACATGCATACTTTGAAGATGCATGAAAAAAGCCACTATTTGCGGTTTGTATGCCAACAATGTGGTAGAGTTTACAAGAATCACAATACATTCAAGAAACATCTGGATAATAATGTCTGTGAAACTACTGTGAGACACTCACCAGCAAACGCCAAATTTGAATGTGATTATTGCCATAAAAAATACACTCAGAAGATTAGCTTACGGGTCCACATACAATATGAACACGGAAACTATAAATCTCATGATTGCAAGTGGTGTAAAAAGAAATTTTTTTGTCAAAGTCGCTTGAAAGCTCATATAGTGAAacatacaaaagaaaagaaTTTTATCTGCACCATTTGCAGTGGGAAGTTTGTTTCAAAAGAGTCTTTATTGTACCATACTCGCATTCACACTGGGGAGAGGCCGTACCCTTGTCCTTTATGCGATCAGAGATTTTTGTCTGCGTCACGTCGAGCACAGCATGTGAGAAGCCACCATACAGAAGCTACAGTAGAATGTGAAGTTTGTCATAGTAAATTTAAATCTAtgcattatttaataaaacacagGAAGATACATGAAAAGTCTAATTCAGGTGCACAAAAGAAAAGAACTCTTTCTATGAAACATAATACGGAACAAGATGTAGCAATAAATTCTATTAACAAAACCATAGAGAACAAAGATGTAAAGGAGTTTGAGTATGATGAAAATTTAAGTGTTGATAATCAGCAAATGATTTATAATGTAGTTCAAAATGACGATGGAAATGTTCTGCAATTACAAGTAGATTCCGATGGCAGATCTACAAAAAAAGTTGAATATTTCCTGATAGACAAGACAGAAAACGAGGAACAAGTTTATTTGGAAGTGACTGAAGATGTATATGCACTTAAAGTGTCCGAAAATGTAGAGGTTTAG